One genomic region from Chitinophagales bacterium encodes:
- a CDS encoding efflux RND transporter permease subunit, translating to MIKLSFKNPYLVLVFAIIVAVLAGVFIPRMPVDILPQFKKSAMQILTLYPGMPAEVVEKDITSRMERWTGQSPGIEKQLSKSIMGVSIVTNFYGEDIDPAEAMANTSSYAMSDMYYQPPGTLPPMVQPFDPTASKPLMLLTVSSEEKTGKELYDVAYYNLRQMLSGVEGIIAPAAYGGTLRRIYIFADPSKLEALGISQTEVNEAIKKNTTMIPSGIAKIGNINYGVDAKGMIIDVEDFNDIVISYKNGKPIYIKDVGRAADASAIQTNIARVDGKEQVYLPIFKRSGANTIASVNAVKNAIPNLKERMPDDVEMNVIFDQSSYVRNAISGLTYAVLGGLILVVIVLILFLGNFRSALVVSISLPLSILFAFVVLFITGQAINSITLGGIALVLGLLVDNSIVVLENIDRHLKMGKNSYQAGLDAALEVANPVLASTLVIIVVFFPVMFLTGITKFLFSPLAITVAGAMIGSYIFSLTLIPIAAAYFFRNYLPESKEKSKTNALGFFQRFIDRLKIRYQNSLEHVMKLRLPVLIVTGLLFFGSLFLLSNTGYELFPKSDVGQMEIQVRMESGTTLQDAEKTIAKMEQVVRNETGGDLEQIISNIGVFYDLPAAYTPNSGTQDAFIGVQLKEGHSRSTFDYASQLRQLFHEKFPGVEVSFNTGGLITAALNEGKPAPIDVQVKGDDLEVLRDISEQIRDTISSIAATRDVRVLQRIDQPAKNIDIDRVKAAELGVEPVDAIKNMVSALNSSATFDKAFWIDENNGNHYYVGVTYTEENIDNKFVLENVGVGSQTFDKTIPFRHFSKISDGTNPVEINHHNLTRAFNVYANVEGSDIGSVSDQIQNIIDNMDIPPGYKVNFQGEVAIIKDAFGGLSLGLGLAIALAFLIITPLFRSFRQPLIIIFAFPLGIIGIAALMWITGTYLSIQSIMGIIMMVGISVSYGNILIDRINALVKEGKARQEAIVNGASDRFRPVLMTASTTIFGLLPTALATSPGSEANVPLAIAVIGGTFMATLLTLYIIPVLYSLIAKKEES from the coding sequence ATGATAAAATTATCTTTCAAGAACCCATATCTGGTGCTTGTATTTGCCATAATTGTGGCAGTACTGGCGGGAGTGTTTATCCCGAGGATGCCGGTGGACATCCTTCCTCAATTCAAAAAATCAGCCATGCAAATATTAACGCTCTATCCCGGTATGCCGGCCGAGGTAGTGGAAAAGGATATTACCAGTCGTATGGAACGCTGGACTGGGCAATCGCCCGGAATCGAAAAGCAGCTTTCCAAGAGCATTATGGGCGTGAGTATTGTCACTAATTTCTATGGTGAAGACATTGACCCTGCTGAAGCGATGGCCAATACTTCTTCCTATGCCATGAGCGATATGTACTATCAACCTCCCGGCACTTTGCCGCCTATGGTGCAACCTTTTGACCCCACGGCTTCCAAACCCTTGATGCTACTTACGGTGAGCAGTGAGGAAAAGACCGGCAAGGAATTGTACGATGTGGCCTACTATAATCTCAGGCAAATGCTAAGCGGTGTGGAAGGTATTATTGCACCGGCAGCTTATGGCGGCACGCTTAGGCGGATTTATATTTTTGCAGATCCATCAAAATTAGAGGCACTGGGCATTTCGCAAACAGAGGTGAATGAGGCGATTAAGAAAAACACCACTATGATTCCCTCTGGTATTGCCAAGATTGGAAATATCAATTATGGAGTGGATGCCAAGGGAATGATCATTGATGTGGAAGATTTCAATGATATAGTCATTTCTTATAAAAATGGGAAACCAATTTATATTAAAGATGTGGGAAGAGCTGCAGATGCAAGCGCCATTCAAACCAATATTGCCCGTGTGGATGGAAAAGAGCAGGTCTATCTGCCTATTTTCAAGCGCTCGGGAGCCAACACCATTGCTTCTGTAAATGCAGTAAAAAATGCCATCCCAAATTTAAAGGAGCGCATGCCGGATGATGTGGAGATGAATGTCATTTTCGACCAGTCTTCCTACGTGCGAAATGCCATTTCGGGCTTGACATATGCCGTTTTGGGCGGACTGATTTTAGTGGTGATCGTGTTGATATTATTTTTGGGCAACTTCCGCTCGGCTTTGGTAGTATCTATCAGTTTGCCACTCTCTATTCTCTTTGCTTTTGTAGTGCTGTTCATTACAGGGCAGGCTATCAATAGCATTACGCTTGGCGGCATTGCTTTGGTTTTAGGTTTATTGGTGGACAATTCCATAGTGGTGCTTGAAAATATAGACAGGCATCTCAAAATGGGCAAAAATTCCTATCAAGCTGGATTGGATGCTGCCCTTGAAGTGGCCAATCCTGTCCTGGCTTCTACATTGGTGATTATAGTCGTGTTTTTTCCGGTGATGTTTCTTACGGGAATTACCAAGTTTCTTTTTTCGCCATTGGCGATAACAGTGGCAGGTGCAATGATTGGCTCTTATATTTTCTCCCTGACCCTGATACCCATTGCAGCCGCATATTTTTTCCGGAATTATCTCCCCGAGTCAAAAGAAAAAAGCAAAACCAATGCCTTGGGATTTTTTCAGCGGTTTATCGATCGTTTGAAAATCCGTTACCAAAATAGCCTTGAGCATGTGATGAAATTAAGATTACCCGTATTGATTGTTACCGGGCTGCTTTTCTTTGGCTCATTATTTCTATTGTCCAATACCGGATATGAATTGTTTCCAAAATCGGATGTGGGTCAAATGGAAATACAGGTGCGCATGGAGTCGGGCACTACTTTACAGGATGCCGAAAAAACCATTGCCAAAATGGAACAGGTCGTCAGAAATGAAACCGGAGGCGACCTGGAGCAAATCATTTCCAATATTGGCGTATTTTACGACCTGCCCGCAGCTTATACGCCCAATTCGGGCACACAAGATGCCTTTATCGGGGTGCAGTTAAAGGAAGGACACAGTAGGAGCACATTTGATTATGCCTCGCAATTGCGCCAGCTTTTTCACGAAAAATTTCCCGGTGTGGAAGTTAGTTTCAATACGGGAGGGCTGATTACAGCGGCATTGAATGAAGGCAAACCTGCTCCAATAGATGTACAGGTAAAAGGAGACGACCTTGAAGTACTTCGCGATATTTCAGAACAAATCAGGGATACCATTTCAAGTATTGCAGCCACCAGGGATGTACGTGTTCTTCAGCGTATTGATCAACCTGCAAAAAACATTGATATTGACCGGGTAAAAGCTGCAGAGCTTGGTGTTGAGCCAGTAGATGCCATCAAAAACATGGTTTCTGCGCTAAATTCCTCTGCTACTTTTGACAAGGCTTTTTGGATAGATGAAAATAATGGAAACCATTATTATGTAGGAGTAACCTATACCGAGGAAAACATTGACAATAAGTTTGTTTTGGAAAATGTGGGTGTAGGCAGTCAAACCTTTGACAAAACCATTCCTTTCAGGCATTTTTCAAAAATAAGTGATGGCACCAATCCGGTAGAGATCAACCACCACAACCTGACAAGAGCATTCAATGTATATGCCAATGTAGAAGGCTCGGATATAGGTAGTGTATCCGATCAAATTCAAAATATCATTGACAATATGGATATTCCACCTGGGTATAAAGTGAATTTTCAGGGGGAAGTGGCCATCATTAAAGATGCATTTGGCGGACTGAGCTTAGGTTTGGGATTGGCCATTGCGCTGGCTTTTCTGATTATAACACCGCTGTTCAGGTCTTTCAGGCAACCCTTGATTATCATTTTTGCCTTCCCGCTCGGAATTATTGGTATAGCTGCCTTGATGTGGATTACAGGTACATACCTAAGTATTCAATCCATCATGGGCATTATTATGATGGTGGGTATTTCTGTTTCTTATGGAAATATATTGATCGACAGAATCAATGCCCTGGTCAAGGAAGGCAAGGCGCGACAAGAAGCGATTGTAAACGGAGCAAGCGATCGGTTCAGGCCGGTTTTGATGACGGCTTCCACAACTATTTTTGGTCTATTGCCTACGGCATTGGCTACAAGTCCCGGCTCAGAAGCTAATGTGCCGCTTGCCATAGCTGTAATAGGTGGAACTTTTATGGCCACACTGCTCACACTTTATATTATCCCTGTACTTTATTCATTAATTGCTAAAAAAGAAGAATCATGA
- a CDS encoding efflux RND transporter periplasmic adaptor subunit, whose protein sequence is MKFITNIVLKLNKRLAMSNMQLAIDNEQYTMDNLQSSIHRKILPIACCLLLVFMSACNNDTQKKKTSDGNKESNKTQKVEVVHPQAREFTAEVLITGRAMPNQKVMLYAMESGYVKAMRKDIGDKVKKGEVIAILDNPELYRQLEKLKAQLQAKKSIYERLKSIREKTPALTTIQQLEEAEADFLTLQAEKNAINDRIGFLTINAPFDGVITQRFVDNGALLQNGLNEDNPQSIAEIQQTDPVRITVPLPERDATAVRVGMDVKISFPELPGESFQAKITRMANALDPGSKTMQVEIDIPNPDNKILTGMYAKALMQISGRKDVPSLPHIAKTMHQDEAHVLIVKEGIVERIPLRIGLTGRDYFEVLNPEITKETQVIVQGKSLVKPGQIVEPIIQ, encoded by the coding sequence ATGAAATTTATAACAAACATAGTATTAAAATTAAATAAGCGATTGGCAATGAGTAATATGCAATTGGCAATTGACAATGAGCAATATACAATGGACAATTTGCAAAGTTCTATTCACCGTAAAATATTGCCTATTGCCTGTTGTCTATTGCTTGTTTTCATGTCTGCTTGCAACAACGATACTCAAAAAAAGAAAACTTCTGATGGAAATAAGGAATCAAATAAAACTCAAAAAGTAGAGGTTGTTCATCCTCAAGCCAGGGAGTTTACTGCCGAAGTTCTGATTACGGGAAGGGCTATGCCCAATCAAAAAGTAATGCTTTATGCCATGGAAAGTGGTTATGTAAAAGCAATGCGAAAGGACATAGGCGACAAAGTGAAAAAAGGGGAAGTGATTGCCATATTGGATAATCCTGAATTGTACAGACAGCTCGAAAAGTTGAAAGCCCAATTGCAGGCGAAAAAATCCATTTATGAGCGATTGAAATCTATTAGGGAGAAAACTCCGGCCCTCACAACTATCCAACAACTTGAAGAAGCAGAAGCCGATTTTCTAACACTTCAGGCTGAAAAGAATGCCATCAATGACCGCATTGGTTTTTTAACTATTAATGCTCCTTTTGATGGCGTCATTACCCAACGCTTTGTAGATAATGGAGCTTTATTGCAAAACGGTTTGAATGAAGATAATCCGCAATCTATTGCTGAAATACAACAAACAGATCCGGTAAGAATCACTGTTCCATTGCCGGAAAGAGATGCTACAGCCGTCCGGGTAGGAATGGATGTCAAGATCAGTTTTCCTGAATTGCCCGGTGAATCATTTCAGGCCAAAATTACTCGTATGGCCAATGCACTTGATCCGGGTTCAAAAACCATGCAGGTGGAAATTGATATTCCCAATCCTGACAATAAGATTCTGACAGGAATGTACGCCAAAGCATTGATGCAAATAAGCGGTCGCAAAGATGTGCCTTCCTTGCCCCATATAGCCAAAACCATGCATCAGGACGAAGCGCATGTTTTGATTGTGAAAGAGGGAATTGTGGAGCGCATTCCTTTGAGAATAGGGCTAACAGGCAGGGATTATTTTGAAGTCCTGAATCCTGAAATAACAAAAGAAACACAGGTAATCGTGCAGGGAAAGAGCCTGGTGAAACCAGGGCAAATTGTTGAACCAATTATTCAATAG
- a CDS encoding four helix bundle protein — MAAKNFKETKVYQKAFSLAMDIFQISKSFPKEERYSLTDQIRRSSRSVCTNMAEAYRKRQYPAHFVSKISDCDAENSETGVWLDFALNCEYIKTELYKALTERNEEVGRLLYHMLNNPEKY; from the coding sequence ATGGCGGCTAAAAATTTTAAAGAAACCAAGGTGTATCAGAAAGCTTTTTCACTGGCTATGGATATTTTTCAAATTAGTAAGTCCTTTCCAAAGGAAGAGCGGTATTCGCTGACTGATCAGATCAGAAGGTCCTCAAGAAGCGTGTGCACGAATATGGCAGAAGCTTATCGCAAGCGACAATATCCGGCACATTTTGTTTCTAAAATCTCTGATTGTGATGCTGAAAACTCAGAAACTGGTGTCTGGTTGGATTTTGCCCTTAATTGTGAATACATCAAAACTGAACTCTACAAAGCACTAACAGAAAGAAATGAAGAAGTAGGAAGATTACTTTATCACATGTTAAATAATCCTGAAAAATATTGA